In the genome of Zygosaccharomyces rouxii strain CBS732 chromosome G complete sequence, the window ATCATTTTGATTAGGTTCGTCGAGTCCtaaaaccttcttcaaaatgAACAAATCTTCCATATCAGTAACGgtcttttgtaaatcatcaatGAATAAATTGGGACGGATGGTGTCATCTGGTTGAATAGGTTTGGGCAAACCACCTACACTGGGCCTGTAAGGTTCAGGAATTCTCATAATCTCTTCAGCTTTCTTGCTCACGAACAATGGTTTTTCAGCATGATCAATTTCTGGAGTGGTAGATTCCGTTTCCACTTtgatcatcttcttctgttccacgttatcatcttcaccacttTCATATTCAGTTGCATCTGAAGACGtcatttcttcatcttcagacTCATCAAATGGTGAGGATGTCGAAGGCGCCACCGGTGTTTGTTCCTTGGACAAAGAATCATCGTTTAACATATGTGCCATTGGCTTAACAcctttgaacaattttcttcttcctgAAGGTAGAATGTCAATGACCTCTGAACCACGTCTCTTTAAGCGGTTACGGTTGGATTGTGTGACTCCACCACTGTATAAGCTGAATATGTCGAAATCATTATTAGTGctctgcttcttcttcaattcttctgccTTTTTGGCGACTAcctcttttctttccttttccttaacTTCCTTTTTGGCAATCAAGTCTGGGAAAGATGCTGGGTTCAACGTATCAAAGACAGCCGGGCCGATGATTCGTTTCCGAATATCTACATGTAATGCATTTTCCAGATCTTTCAGGATGTAACTAGTAGCCGCGCTTATTAATTCTTCCTTAGTTTTATAGGTTGGCAGCtgatttgatgattttggCAAAGCAGCATGGTTACCATTAATATCATTTGTAGGTTGCTTATCAACTGTAGGGGCAATGAGCTGAAATCTGACATCAACTGGGGCTCTTTTAGCACGAGAAGTTATCAACATCTTGCCTGATTCTACTTTTTGGCAGTTCCTTGCATGCTCTAGATCATTAAAAACAACGTAAAGGCCGCTTGAATGATCCAAAATTCTCGACCACCTATATCTTCTCAATTTAACTTTGAAATCTTCCACTCTCAGTCCATGATGTAGGGCAAATGATTTGGAAACTACCAATACAGGCCTACCATTTATCTGTTTAGCCAAATCAAGAGGAATTTTCCTTTCAGAATACGCCTGCGATTCCTTTTTCTCCTCTTCCTTTTGCCTTTTCTCCATCTTTTTCATATCatttgtaatttttctaaCCCTGTTTAAATTATCTGTCACTGTCCTTGATATTGTCTTTTCTaaaatattatttttgttAAGAGTACAATTGAATTTAGTACCTAAGATCGAACAACCTCTGCCTTCATGGTCTTTAAATGCCATATATGCCGCCCTAGCGGCATCATCCAATTTACCTGAATAGCTTCCATACCTTATCAAATAGATATGTAGCGGCAACGCACTATTAGGGTCACTGAACGCTTCAAAATGGGATATTTCTCCATACCGCTTGAAATAATTTTTAATCGATATGTCCTGTACCGTCGCCACATTAGATAATAACGAAAGTACAATTTCGTTAGGAGGTGGCGGACCTACGGAAAATTTGTCATATACTATATGCGGCAGTAATGCTAATTTACTCCTCAATTTTCTATATGTGGGGGGAATAActtgttgctgttgttgctgttgccGCTGTTCAACACGAGGATCAACAGCTTTCTCTTGCGGTACTCTCTGTTTGAAAACAGGCCGAGGTTGGCCCATATTGTTCTCCTGTACTAAAACGTACCCATTTGGAGGATATTTAGAATCTTTATTCCAATTTGTCATCTCTTCCATatgaatcaatttcttttctctaacGTCGAAATAGTGATACTTGGCTTTGAGTTCCTCTGTATCCCATTTTACCCGCGGTATAGGCCTCTTagtatcttcttcatgATTCAATAACGGTGATTCGtaagaagatgaagaccCGTCATTAACTTCTTCTCGGCGGTTTCTGTGGTTTCTGGATGATACATCGTTGTCCACAAAATTTCCATATCTACCATAACGTTTATAACCTCCATTGAAATATGGCTTATGGTTATAATCAGAACCTGACGATTCATGCCAAAAATTACTTCGTTGTGGTCCAGTAGGAGGTATCGGATAAGACCTCCTGTAGTATCCAGACATGCGCAAATGAGAACGACGAAAGAAAGAGTTACTTACTTACTTTCCAATACGTCTGTAGCTTAGCTTATAACCCTATCAGAGCAAGCCTTGACCTTTTCTATCCATACAACTCGTTataaaattatcaattctAGTTCAAAGTACGCGATATTGAAACCTTCAACACATCTGAACTCAGCAGGATATATTTGCGTACAAAGCGATTTTGCCCTGTGAGATGAGAAATGAGCATCAAACTGATTTAAACATTCATAAAGGCACATTTTAATGACCATTGTAGCTGGTGAAAACGGTCGAATTGGCTTTTAACGATTGGTTTAACGAGTTGTGGCTTATGAGATTGTGTATACTATgtcaaatcatcaaatccaGAGATGTATAAGGGACATTTTGGGGAtaaatcaagaagaaaaattagatTGGTCCCAAAGTCATTTTAAAAAGCTACTAAGTGCCACTTCGACACTGCATACTGCATCTTTGAATAAGGTAATGCTGaaacaagatgaagagacTGCTAGATTACATTTATGTGCATATATTGCCTCTGAAAGATTAGCCGACAAGCATATGCCGGAGTTATCTTATTATATGGATAGAGTTCCTTTAGAACCACGAAAAGCACGTAAATTAATGGAGTTGATTAAACAGAATGTCTTCCAATTGTCTCCAGTAAAAAATATCCAATGGACGCCAAGTCCGAAGAAGAGGAATGGTACTTCtcctttgaagaatggTGATAGATTTACAGCCCAAGATCCGCAAATACTAAGAAAACAGCTTTTCGATACACCGACTAAAGGTAATAGTCCAGTGGGGGACCCAGTGAAAAATGCGCAGGTAGTGAACCCACCATCTGCCACTGCGAGTCCGTCTAAGGCTAGAAGGAAATTAgcctttgaagaagaagatgagatggagAATCCAGTTCCAGCTAGTAATCAATCACTCGATACTCTGGCACAACTTTCACTGGTTGCTAATGAAAGACTTAATAAcgaggaagaagaggaagaattgaaaaagaaaccaaGAAGTAATAAACGATCCCAGCAACAGCAGGAACAGGAGCAGGAGCAGCCAGCTCCGAAAAGGAGGAAGGAAACAGGTAGGTCACGTAGTGAAATGTGTTTATTGCAGAAGAGATATTATAAAGTGACACCAGCcgaaatcatcaatttgtgcaatcaatttgaaataccAAAAGATGTCGCCTACAGCATTTTAGATCAATTTATGAGTTACGCATCATACTTAGTATGTCCCTGGAAATTAGCATGCGGATTGGTACTAAATGCGACATTTGTCGTTTTCacagaaagaagaaggaaggATCCAAGAGTTGATCATTTAATCCTCGAGAAGATGTGTGGAATAACAAAGGCACCCcaattggaagatattACAGAATGTATAAACTTGGTTAAAGAACTcattgaaggtgaaaaatgGTACCGTGATCTACAGATAAAACATAATTACTATAATGGTGCATGCTTTGACGAAGCCATTTCGACAAAATTGGGATCTATGCTTCAACCAAATAACATCTTAGTGTCTAATGAACAATTCACGAGctggaaaaggaaaattgAACAGGATCTCTCACTAAAAGATATgcattgaatttttaaaaggCATAGCTATTCATATATTTACACATTTACATATATACAGGAATTGACGGGCATTAATATGGTAATAGCCTTCTTAGACGTTGTATATGAGATTCGTGAGCAGGAGTCTTTCCACTGAGAACTTTTAAAGACCTACGAGACCAACCGACATTACCATGGTTTCTACCTGCTTTACCTCTTTTAAATCCATCAGCAGTCTTCTTCCATCTTTTAGCAGTTCCCTTGTGagtcttcatcaaatttctaGTAAAGACAAGTGACGAACTGTTGAATCCGCCAAAACTGGCGAACGCACTCCTTGAGCCCAATCCTACGATAGAATTAAAGAACATGAAGCTAACTATCGGATGCGTAGTCCTGCGTTCTTTTCTGTTATATCTCTGTGTAAAAGTCGATTAagctcttctttttcatgTCGTTCACTGGATCGTCTTTAGTTCGTTAAGAAATATAGAGAAGCGGTTCACAAGGTAAAGACATACATAACtaaattgataatttagCAAGAAATGTAGCCATTGAAGTCGTGGCTTTCCAAATGCTGCTGAAAGAGAAATATTCATTATTTACAGatatataaaaaaaaaaaaagatagtaataataataaaaatggggaaggaaaaaaaatgtcagaaaaaaaaaaaacaaaaaacaaaagatcGGACTATAGAGGACCAGATTAAATCACACCTTGAGCCTTGTAAGCAGCCAATGTCTCTTCAATCTTAGCACTAACCAATGGGTCAGCTCTGATTCTCTTTTGAACCTTGGCAGCTTCAGCAAAAGTGGTAgcttgtaatttttcatcaacggTTCTGGCAAGGCTTGCAGCTTCTTCGAACAATTTAATAGCGTCATCAATatcttcttgttgtaatttcaattgagcCAAACCGACCTTACCTTGCTCGGATCTAGGGTCTTTAGCACAagcttcttccaaaagCTTAGTTGCTTCAATAAAGTTTTCCACACTTGGTTGTCTTGCCAATAGGGTAGCTTTACCCACCAATGGTGAGATACCAACGTGAATACCATCAACAGCTTCTTCTAATCTCTTTGCAATATCATATTGCTTGAGGGCCTTCTCTAAATCACCTTTGTCTGCCAAAATTTCGGCAAAAAAGTTGGGTACTTCAGGTGCAGTAGCGAACTTTCTCTTGGCTTCACTGAACAAAGTTTCACAATCATCGAATTTGTTTTCACGGTAAGCCAAACATGCTAGTTGAATGTATGGGAAAATGTTCTCTTCATTCAATTGTTTTGCCTTATCAAAATCTTGACCAGCCTTTTCGTATTGAGCAGTAATGAAATACATTTGACCACGGTGGTAGTAAACAGCTGCGTTTTTAGGATCCAATTTAATTGCCTTATCGAAGAATTCGTAGTATTCTTCAGCTTTACCCTTGTCAGCCATAATCAATGCCATGTAGATGTAAGAGTTAACCCTTGGATGTAAATCGATAGCCTTTTGAACATCTTCATGAGCACCCAATGGATCGTTCTTCAAGAATCTAAAGATACCTCTGTGTTCCAATGCAATGGCATCCTTCTCTTTTAATGCAGCATCATCAGAATTACCTTCGCGTAGTTTGGCATAAGCATCCACAGCTTGGCTAAAGAATTCATCTGCTTTTTGGTAACCTTCAGAAGATCTCTTGTAAAGGTTTTCCAAACCAGCCTTTAATTTTTGATCAGCTTCGGAGGTTTCATCATAGTTGGCGAATTCAGTCTCTGGGGTAAAGATACCGAAGAAGGAAGCCAAAGCGGTATCGGATGGTaacaattgattcttttgTTGACCTAACTTATCCTTCAGAACAGTCATTGCTTGCttattcaaatttctttccaacattggttcaattgaagaacCACCAAAGTCACCGTTCAACGATAGCACGGAAAGGTCAAACATAGCATCAGGGTAGTTTTCTAAACTTTCATTAGCGGAAGCCCTACGCAAAAGAGCCTTTGAATAATCAGGTTTTAATTCTAGAGCCTTGGTACTGTTCTCCACAactttatccaattgattcatTGATACATAGCAGGCAGAGATATTGGAGTAGAACACCGGgtctttcttcaaagtcAGAGCGTAGTCATAGTATTTTAAAGCATTGTCATAGTCCTTTTGcttgaaaaattcgttACCTTTGTCCTTCAATGCTGTTGACCAGGATTCCTTTTGTTCCTCGGACATTTCAGCTACATTGTCCAACTTTGGCTCTcccttttcatcaactgGATAAGACACGGCCGCTGATGGAGATGGTGAAGAACcttgcttcttcttcttattctttctcttcttctttgatgCAGCAGTTCCATCTGGACTTTCACCTTTCTTGTCATCTGAACCTGCAGCATCTTGCAATTGGCGATAGTACAAGTATGCACCTACGGCAGCTGTACCAGCTGCTGCAGTAGTGATAATAGCAGTCTtatttcttgaaataaATCCTGCAACGGAATTGTCAGAGGACATCCTTCTAGActtttttttgtctttttggaaaagattcAGAGACTAATTGAGCAGCGTACTAGTATTTACTGCTTATTGCAACTGAATAGATCGATCGATACTTCCGCCAAGATCTGTTCCTTTTCCACTCGATCAACAGGCCCTTTGTGTTcaacttcaatttcagcTTAGGTTCCTTTCATCGCTGAGggaaaaaatttgaagaagatcgCTATAAACGGGCAAAACAGGGTAATTCTGGATTAGATTCAAAACCTGAGTATACGGGAGTATACGAATGAAGGCTTGCCGCTGATGTCTATGCAATATACGAAGAACAGTTCTATTCTTTCCGCTATTGAATTATCAAGATAGTTTATCTTTATTTCCTCTACTTCATTCACTTTAAGTTAAGCGAGCGTCAGCGAGTCGCGAACGAAtaaatattaatattatcTGATTAAACAAAAAGTAGTTTACAGTGCAGAGATCCATAGATTGTCGTTAGAGTCTTATGAGTACTAGTAAAGATTCCAATCAAAGAACGGGGATCTTTCAGCACCATTTATGCTCTGGTAAATCACTTCATCGTTCATacttttcattttcaaaaataaaCACATTTCCCTTTCTCTTACTATATACAAGCTCCCACTTTGTTCTTTCGACTTTGGATCATTCCCATAGAGATCTATTCTCTCTCCTTGCCCTTAACCATTGTTTCTTGCATTCCCTGTAGGCATCGAAATATTCTTTACACATTTCTCTATCGTAATTATTACGATCCAGGCAATTAAAGCTCATACGTGAAGATTCTTGGCAGGGATCGAAATATTGACTTGCATCTTTGACGGCAAACCTGTATCTGCTGAGACTTGATTCAGGCTTATCTGGATagtattgaaatttatcaggAGAATCGCCTTGTGGGGCGTAGTCAACCTTCTTAGGCTCAACTACTAATTGTGGATCAAGGTTTCCTTCACGTAGATTGTCCTTATCACCGTCAGCCATCTTCTTGGAGCACTTGTTTTCACCTATTGGTCTTTTTACTAATATGAGCTTAGGGTGACTTTGTTGTTATCGTTCGGGCATCGCATGCGATTATATAAGGTGGACATCGAGCAAGTCTTCAATATGGAAATACCAACCCGCATTATCCAACGAAGTACGTCAAAATGGCCTCGAAGGAATCGTTAGGTATATTCGGTGAATTTGAATACTACGTTACTTTTGCAAAAGATGGTTCTAAATACACTTCATTTCAGTTAGAGAAATCACATGCGAAACAAAGCAGTAGAGCTTCAACGAGGTCGGATGATTCTACACTAATAGTACTTGATTCCCTCAAATCAGGCATAGGTAGAACAGAAAATAACGATTTCTATTCGATTGTTATTGCCCCCATActggaagaattgaattggaatcaCAATTACATTAAAACCACATCACATGACTCTGTTAGCCAATTCGCCCAATCATTAGATCCATTACAAGATTATGAAATCTGGATAATTTCTGGTGATACTACCATTTCTGAATTTTGCAACAATTTGCCAAACAAGAAAATCACTAGAAATCCACTGAGGATTTTACCCCTGCCCATGGGCACTGGTAATGCATGGGCAAATTCATTGGGATTCGATTCCCCAATAACGGCATTCCGgaattatttgaatcaCAATTTAAAGCCTAGGGACATCCCACTATATAGGGCAGCATTACCCAATGGCTATTcgataatttttttcatgaTCTTCTCTTTGGGGTTCCACGCAAACTTACTCCATGCCTGTGAAGATCCTAAATATGCAAAGATGGGAGCCGAAAGGTTCCAAATTGCGGCTCAATCAATTTTAGAAAGCTATTCCTTGGATTTAGACATTAGTTTGGACGGATTGCGAAGATCATACGCATATTTTGCTCTTATCAATACTCCGAATTTAGAGGCGACTTATAAGCCTTCACCTCGCTCAAACCCGTTAGAAAGAGAACTTCGACTTTTGGGTTATTCCAGCTCTTTGGGACGTCAAGAACTAGTCGAGAAAATCATGCAAGGTTATCAGAATAAACCAAACGGGGATCTTCCCACAAATGAAGATATGATTTATAAGTCCATCACTCATGATTTTACGCTGGTTTTAAACGACTCACTGGAAGACTCATCAATGcataaatttgaaatttgctGTGATGGtatacttttgaatttgcTGGATTACCAATCACCAGATAAGCACAAACcttcaaatgaaattcGATTCCAATTTTTAAACGATTATTCCGGTTTCCAATTGCAAGTTTATTCGCTCTAACTCAACCTAGCTGACAATTTCTAAATCGCTATCAGAATCGTCTTTTTCGTCACCGCCTGATCCGAAATGCTCTTTCCAAACTCTTTCCCTCCGTCTCTTTTGCTTAATCAATATTTCTTTGGAAGGTTTCAATTTAACGTTATCCTTCTTAAAACTTAGGAGGGATGCAACGCTGGAATCTTTTTCAGTTAATGGCTTCTTATCAGAATCACTCCTTTGATGTTTGAAAACACTGGCAATTTTCCCCTGCGTCGGATCAAaaccaagatttttcatcataCCGCTACCCATTGTAGATTCAGTTGTACGTTTTATTTCATCAATCTCTTCGGCACTCTTGTGTTTTATGTCAAGTTCagaatttttcttcaattcacGATTCAGAATGTTTGACTTACGATTATCCCGTAACTTTCTTCTCTTATTTTCCAAGTTTCTTAGAGTCTCtggattttgaaatctctCATCGAAGAATGCTTTTGCTGCATTTctattggaaaaatgtCTTGCGTTAATATCCAGAGGattgatttctttattTGACCCACCATCTGCTCCATTGGTTATTATATTATAATTAAGATTCTTCTGTGAAGATCCACCTCGATAAAGGGCAGGTTGTGCATCAATTCTCGTTGGTGCCCCCAGTGCATAAGTCCCGCTTAATTCCACTCTCTTTGCGTTAGTACTTCTGAATTTGAGTTCACGATGATACTCGCAACAATCCTCTTTATCCTTGTTTATAGGAGCCCTACaaatttcattctttgatttgttAAACATGGGACACCATCCAAGATCGCGACTAGCACCGATCTCGAGGATACATTCAAACTTATGGGATATTCgtaaattgaaagatttgataTGAGCCTTGGTCCCCGACGGTCTCCATGGTAAAACTTGTGGATTTAAAATGGCAATGATATCACCCACACGTAAATTATAGTACCGTTCTACACCTTCTTTCCCAAAGATATAAGTGTCTATACTATACTGAAAATTCGTCAGAGTAAACttaaaatattttttaGGTGATGCTGCTGATGTGAATTTAACTTCACCTTTATTACTGATGAGCCCAATAACCGCCCAATTGCTATATGGTGGCTCATTAAATTTTGGAGGTTTAACTTTAGCGAAAAGTTTACTCAACCTCAGTATCTTAATATTAGcaaaaattgatctctGTTCCTCTTTAGGAATATACCGTTTGCTAATCCATAGATTAGAAAATTCTTCTAGTTCATTAGTGGGAATGGGCTTATATTCATCTTGCCTTCTTGCCCCCTGGAATGTATGAACTCTATTGCTCAGCAGATCTTCTTGAGCTCTTACTTCATAAtcttgttttcttttaGAGGTTGAGTATTTTTCGATGAAAAAGGATGTAGTATTGGCTGGTATTTGTTCCTGGGATTGAgctttcaattcatttaaattttcattcCTAACCTCACCTCTAGGTTCCTGTTGTTGAACTGTTGGCGGTAAAACACTATTGGTAACCTTTTTTGGTGAACTTTCGACCTGTATATGGCttaaatttggatctaGTGGCTTTGGATTGGTTTTCTTAACGTTTAATCTTTGGAGTAGGTCCTTTTTCTGACGTTCAATTTCAGCTATTTGAGCTTCgatttcattttcctcctCACCCTCTGAAGTTAACACGTCGTAAAGATCATTATTTAATACCTCTCTAGGATCTCTCATCGTCAATTAAGCCTCATGGAATAGTGATGTCTGCATTAGAGCCTTTCTTTTGTCAAATAAATCTTGAATCTTCCTCAGATATGCTGGTTTGCCATTACGCGATGAGCTTCCGACATCGCTCGCCTAAGCGTAACTAAACTATTCTAAATCTAAAGATTTCTCTATACTCATAAATTAAAGTTACATCGTATTTAGATTCAACAGCACAATTTTAAACATCCCAAGCTCTCGACATAGAATATGTAGCAATGTGATCAtgatcttcttttttataTTTATCTCTTATCTTCTGTAATAACCAGAAAATTATGCATTCTCTTCCCTAGGCTTCTTGCTCTCTGATCCTACTTCattatcgtcatcttcagcAGCACGTTTGGAGGGGGTGGAAGCACCTTCACCTGGTGTAGGTGTCATAGCTGTATTACTTGATTCACGTTCCGGTGAGCTTGCTCCTGTCTCTGTAAATGAACTGAATGGATTTGCAGGTTTATTTTCCGTTGAAGAGGAATCAATCTTGGTGCCACTACTCTTATTGGAGTTATTTGAAAGTGTGAAAGTTGGTTTAAATCCAAAAGCGGAAGTTCCCATAGTATCGTTGTTTTGAGGTGAAGATGTGAAAGGGTTCCCACctgagaaagaagaaaaattgaatgtAGGTTTTGAAGGATCAAGCTTCAAGACTTTCTCACCAGAAACAAGGGGGTTTGGAACGCTTTGGTTAGTGGTGACCGATTTTTCATCTATCTTTGAAGGCAAATTTGGTTTAGGTACAGATGAAGTCTCAGACGAGCTTTTATCCGGAGAATCGACTTTGCCATGTAATTGAGATTCTAGTTTAGAAATTTTTCTCTCTAATAAAGTACTCTTCATTGCTGCTTGTTGTTTCccttcttcaaatgcttTCTTTTTCACAGCCTGCACTTCAGCTTCAAACTTTTCTTGTAAGTCCTTCTCTAGTTGTTTTTTCAAGTCACTATTATTGCCATCAGAGGATTCTAATGAGGATTTGCTTTCCTCTaacttttttttgtatAGCTCTTCTAAAGCAgcttttttcttttcgaCGACTTGCTTTATCCTTTCTTCAGTAGGCAACCTTAT includes:
- the SET1 gene encoding histone methyltransferase SET1 (similar to uniprot|P38827 Saccharomyces cerevisiae YHR119W SET1 Histone methyltransferase subunit of the COMPASS complex which methylates histone H3 on lysine 4 and is required in transcriptional silencing near telomeres contains a SET domain) codes for the protein MSGYYRRSYPIPPTGPQRSNFWHESSGSDYNHKPYFNGGYKRYGRYGNFVDNDVSSRNHRNRREEVNDGSSSSYESPLLNHEEDTKRPIPRVKWDTEELKAKYHYFDVREKKLIHMEEMTNWNKDSKYPPNGYVLVQENNMGQPRPVFKQRVPQEKAVDPRVEQRQQQQQQQVIPPTYRKLRSKLALLPHIVYDKFSVGPPPPNEIVLSLLSNVATVQDISIKNYFKRYGEISHFEAFSDPNSALPLHIYLIRYGSYSGKLDDAARAAYMAFKDHEGRGCSILGTKFNCTLNKNNILEKTISRTVTDNLNRVRKITNDMKKMEKRQKEEEKKESQAYSERKIPLDLAKQINGRPVLVVSKSFALHHGLRVEDFKVKLRRYRWSRILDHSSGLYVVFNDLEHARNCQKVESGKMLITSRAKRAPVDVRFQLIAPTVDKQPTNDINGNHAALPKSSNQLPTYKTKEELISAATSYILKDLENALHVDIRKRIIGPAVFDTLNPASFPDLIAKKEVKEKERKEVVAKKAEELKKKQSTNNDFDIFSLYSGGVTQSNRNRLKRRGSEVIDILPSGRRKLFKGVKPMAHMLNDDSLSKEQTPVAPSTSSPFDESEDEEMTSSDATEYESGEDDNVEQKKMIKVETESTTPEIDHAEKPLFVSKKAEEIMRIPEPYRPSVGGLPKPIQPDDTIRPNLFIDDLQKTVTDMEDLFILKKVLGLDEPNQNDEKSEHDGTLEYRIWKLRSQAQNFRVDQENQLRLLGAPLDSLLLTGNGSFKAQGYRKIPEKLKSCYLPHRRKPHQPLNTVSYHSETKDGTPEVEREESENLEEPESVPQEISSSRDNRASNRRFQQDIEAQRAAIGTESELLSLNQLNKRKKPVTFARSTIHNWGLYALEPIAAKEMIIEYVGERIRQPVAEMREIRYLKSGIGSSYLFRIDENTVIDATKKGGIARFINHCCEPSCTAKIIKVGGMKRIVIYALRDIGANEELTYDYKFEREIDAEERLPCLCGAPSCKGFLN
- the ORC6 gene encoding origin recognition complex subunit 6 (similar to uniprot|P38826 Saccharomyces cerevisiae YHR118C ORC6 Subunit of the origin recognition complex which directs DNA replication by binding to replication origins and is also involved in transcriptional silencing may be phosphorylated by Cdc28p) — protein: MSNHQIQRCIRDILGINQEEKLDWSQSHFKKLLSATSTLHTASLNKVMLKQDEETARLHLCAYIASERLADKHMPELSYYMDRVPLEPRKARKLMELIKQNVFQLSPVKNIQWTPSPKKRNGTSPLKNGDRFTAQDPQILRKQLFDTPTKGNSPVGDPVKNAQVVNPPSATASPSKARRKLAFEEEDEMENPVPASNQSLDTLAQLSLVANERLNNEEEEEELKKKPRSNKRSQQQQEQEQEQPAPKRRKETGRSRSEMCLLQKRYYKVTPAEIINLCNQFEIPKDVAYSILDQFMSYASYLVCPWKLACGLVLNATFVVFTERRRKDPRVDHLILEKMCGITKAPQLEDITECINLVKELIEGEKWYRDLQIKHNYYNGACFDEAISTKLGSMLQPNNILVSNEQFTSWKRKIEQDLSLKDMH
- the MRP35 gene encoding mitochondrial 54S ribosomal protein bL35m (similar to uniprot|Q75D91 Ashbya gossypii ABR133W 50S ribosomal protein L35 and some similarites with YNL122C uniprot|P53921 Saccharomyces cerevisiae YNL122C Hypothetical ORF), which encodes MFFNSIVGLGSRSAFASFGGFNSSSLVFTRNLMKTHKGTAKRWKKTADGFKRGKAGRNHGNVGWSRRSLKVLSGKTPAHESHIQRLRRLLPY
- a CDS encoding uncharacterized protein (similar to uniprot|P07213 Saccharomyces cerevisiae YNL121C TOM70 Translocase of Outer Mitochondrial membrane 70 kDa mitochondrial specialized import receptor of the outer membrane), translated to MSSDNSVAGFISRNKTAIITTAAAGTAAVGAYLYYRQLQDAAGSDDKKGESPDGTAASKKKRKNKKKKQGSSPSPSAAVSYPVDEKGEPKLDNVAEMSEEQKESWSTALKDKGNEFFKQKDYDNALKYYDYALTLKKDPVFYSNISACYVSMNQLDKVVENSTKALELKPDYSKALLRRASANESLENYPDAMFDLSVLSLNGDFGGSSIEPMLERNLNKQAMTVLKDKLGQQKNQLLPSDTALASFFGIFTPETEFANYDETSEADQKLKAGLENLYKRSSEGYQKADEFFSQAVDAYAKLREGNSDDAALKEKDAIALEHRGIFRFLKNDPLGAHEDVQKAIDLHPRVNSYIYMALIMADKGKAEEYYEFFDKAIKLDPKNAAVYYHRGQMYFITAQYEKAGQDFDKAKQLNEENIFPYIQLACLAYRENKFDDCETLFSEAKRKFATAPEVPNFFAEILADKGDLEKALKQYDIAKRLEEAVDGIHVGISPLVGKATLLARQPSVENFIEATKLLEEACAKDPRSEQGKVGLAQLKLQQEDIDDAIKLFEEAASLARTVDEKLQATTFAEAAKVQKRIRADPLVSAKIEETLAAYKAQGVI
- the COX23 gene encoding Cox23p (similar to uniprot|P38824 Saccharomyces cerevisiae YHR116W COX23 Mitochondrial intermembrane space protein that functions in mitochondrial), encoding MADGDKDNLREGNLDPQLVVEPKKVDYAPQGDSPDKFQYYPDKPESSLSRYRFAVKDASQYFDPCQESSRMSFNCLDRNNYDREMCKEYFDAYRECKKQWLRARRENRSLWE
- a CDS encoding uncharacterized protein (conserved hypothetical protein) yields the protein MASKESLGIFGEFEYYVTFAKDGSKYTSFQLEKSHAKQSSRASTRSDDSTLIVLDSLKSGIGRTENNDFYSIVIAPILEELNWNHNYIKTTSHDSVSQFAQSLDPLQDYEIWIISGDTTISEFCNNLPNKKITRNPLRILPLPMGTGNAWANSLGFDSPITAFRNYLNHNLKPRDIPLYRAALPNGYSIIFFMIFSLGFHANLLHACEDPKYAKMGAERFQIAAQSILESYSLDLDISLDGLRRSYAYFALINTPNLEATYKPSPRSNPLERELRLLGYSSSLGRQELVEKIMQGYQNKPNGDLPTNEDMIYKSITHDFTLVLNDSLEDSSMHKFEICCDGILLNLLDYQSPDKHKPSNEIRFQFLNDYSGFQLQVYSL